One Anthonomus grandis grandis chromosome 15, icAntGran1.3, whole genome shotgun sequence DNA segment encodes these proteins:
- the LOC126745093 gene encoding DNA-(apurinic or apyrimidinic site) endonuclease isoform X2 — MMPPKRTKAAIEKTTKDVQEVPSEEPVKKQTRRRLQKEISEPEEPADEPVKRQRHTKSKKSQVQKSEPEKEEAKKPEVKPTVKGKKTTAKPEAALLNTTESKWDEIDFGCNKTTSSGETYNLKITSWNVDGLRAWFKKGGWNIMEYDKPDIFCLQETKCSDDKLPEEMVEVDGYHAYWCSSKKEGYAGVAVYSKVKPVNVKYGVGDEKYDDEGRCLTLEFEKFHLVNVYVPNAGRGLVTLPKRLEWNEVFKAYISTLDKTKPVIVCGDMNVAHEEIDIANPKSNKKNAGFTKAKREGMTDLLSSGFIDTFREIYPEEKDVYTFWSYMSKARSKNIGWRLDYFIISNRLMKKVCDSVVRNLVYGSDHCPITLFVHI; from the exons ATGATGCCTCCTAAAAGGACCAAAGCTGCCATCGAAAAGACCACAAAG GACGTACAAGAGGTGCCATCAGAAGAACCTGTCAAAAAACAGACCCGTAGAAGGCTTCAAAAG gaaataTCAGAACCAGAAGAACCGGCCGATGAACCTGTGAAGAGGCAAAGACATACTAAGTCTAAGAAATCTCAG GTCCAGAAGAGCGAACCCGAAAAAGAGGAAGCGAAAAAACCCGAAGTAAAACCAACGGTTAAAGGTAAAAAAACCACTGCTAAACCGGAAGCAGCTCTTTTAAACACCACAGAATCAAAGTGGGATGAAATCGATTTTGGCTGCAACAAAACCACTTCGAGCG GTGaaacctataatttaaaaattacttcgtGGAACGTGGACGGTCTTAGAGCTTGGTTTAAAAAGGGCGGATGGAACATAATGGAATACGACAAACCGGATATTTTCTGTTTACAAGAAACAAAATGCAGCGACGATAAACTACCCGAAGAAATGGTCGAAGTAGATGGCTATCATGCTTATTGGTGTTCCAGTAAGAAAGAGG ggTATGCCGGAGTCGCAGTTTATTCAAAAGTTAAACCTGTTAACGTGAAATATGGAGTCGGTGATGAAAAATACGACGACGAGGGACGCTGTCTTACGCTAGAGTTCGAAAAATTCCATTTGGTTAACGTATACGTTCCTAATGCAg GTCGAGGACTAGTAACGTTACCAAAACGATTAGAATGGAACGAAGTGTTTAAAGCCTACATATCCACATTAGACAAGACGAAACCGGTTATCGTATGCGGCGATATGAACGTCGCACACGAAGAAATCGACATCGCCAATCCAAAGTCGAATAAGAAGAACGCCGGATTTACAAAGGCAA AGAGAGAAGGTATGACAGACTTGCTTTCTTCAGGGTTCATAGACACTTTTCGGGAAATTTATCCGGAAGAAAAGGATGTGTATACGTTTTGGAGCTACATGTCCAAAGCTAGATCTAAGAATATTGGCTG GAGATTAGACTATTTCATAATCTCCAACAGGCTGATGAAAAAAGTATGCGACAGCGTAGTGAGGAATCTCGTATACGGATCGGATCACTGCCCCATCACCCTGTTCGTtcatatttaa
- the LOC126745093 gene encoding DNA-(apurinic or apyrimidinic site) endonuclease isoform X1 — protein sequence MMPPKRTKAAIEKTTKDVQEVPSEEPVKKQTRRRLQKEISEPEEPADEPVKRQRHTKSKKSQDTQEVSSKEPAKKQSRRINKVQKSEPEKEEAKKPEVKPTVKGKKTTAKPEAALLNTTESKWDEIDFGCNKTTSSGETYNLKITSWNVDGLRAWFKKGGWNIMEYDKPDIFCLQETKCSDDKLPEEMVEVDGYHAYWCSSKKEGYAGVAVYSKVKPVNVKYGVGDEKYDDEGRCLTLEFEKFHLVNVYVPNAGRGLVTLPKRLEWNEVFKAYISTLDKTKPVIVCGDMNVAHEEIDIANPKSNKKNAGFTKAKREGMTDLLSSGFIDTFREIYPEEKDVYTFWSYMSKARSKNIGWRLDYFIISNRLMKKVCDSVVRNLVYGSDHCPITLFVHI from the exons ATGATGCCTCCTAAAAGGACCAAAGCTGCCATCGAAAAGACCACAAAG GACGTACAAGAGGTGCCATCAGAAGAACCTGTCAAAAAACAGACCCGTAGAAGGCTTCAAAAG gaaataTCAGAACCAGAAGAACCGGCCGATGAACCTGTGAAGAGGCAAAGACATACTAAGTCTAAGAAATCTCAG GACACACAAGAAGTTTCATCAAAAGAACCTGCCAAGAAACAGAGTCGCAGGATCAATAAG GTCCAGAAGAGCGAACCCGAAAAAGAGGAAGCGAAAAAACCCGAAGTAAAACCAACGGTTAAAGGTAAAAAAACCACTGCTAAACCGGAAGCAGCTCTTTTAAACACCACAGAATCAAAGTGGGATGAAATCGATTTTGGCTGCAACAAAACCACTTCGAGCG GTGaaacctataatttaaaaattacttcgtGGAACGTGGACGGTCTTAGAGCTTGGTTTAAAAAGGGCGGATGGAACATAATGGAATACGACAAACCGGATATTTTCTGTTTACAAGAAACAAAATGCAGCGACGATAAACTACCCGAAGAAATGGTCGAAGTAGATGGCTATCATGCTTATTGGTGTTCCAGTAAGAAAGAGG ggTATGCCGGAGTCGCAGTTTATTCAAAAGTTAAACCTGTTAACGTGAAATATGGAGTCGGTGATGAAAAATACGACGACGAGGGACGCTGTCTTACGCTAGAGTTCGAAAAATTCCATTTGGTTAACGTATACGTTCCTAATGCAg GTCGAGGACTAGTAACGTTACCAAAACGATTAGAATGGAACGAAGTGTTTAAAGCCTACATATCCACATTAGACAAGACGAAACCGGTTATCGTATGCGGCGATATGAACGTCGCACACGAAGAAATCGACATCGCCAATCCAAAGTCGAATAAGAAGAACGCCGGATTTACAAAGGCAA AGAGAGAAGGTATGACAGACTTGCTTTCTTCAGGGTTCATAGACACTTTTCGGGAAATTTATCCGGAAGAAAAGGATGTGTATACGTTTTGGAGCTACATGTCCAAAGCTAGATCTAAGAATATTGGCTG GAGATTAGACTATTTCATAATCTCCAACAGGCTGATGAAAAAAGTATGCGACAGCGTAGTGAGGAATCTCGTATACGGATCGGATCACTGCCCCATCACCCTGTTCGTtcatatttaa
- the LOC126745233 gene encoding 60S ribosomal protein L24, with amino-acid sequence MKIGLCAYSGYKIYPGHGKTLVKVDGKTFTFLNSKCERAHLMRRNPRKVTWTVLYRRKHKKGQEEEATKKRTRRTQKFQRAIVGASLNDILAKRNQRPEVREAQREQAIRAAKEAKKSTKPITKKAAAPAKAKPAPKQKVAKVIQKAAPRVGGKR; translated from the exons ATGAA gaTCGGACTTTGCGCCTACAGCGGGTACAAAATCTACCCCGGCCACGGTAAAACCCTGGTCAAAGTTGATGGAAAA ACATTTACATTCTTAAACTCGAAATGTGAAAGGGCTCATTTGATGAGGAGGAATCCTCGTAAGGTCACCTGGACGGTGCTCTACAGGCGTAAGCACAAGAAGGGACAAGAGGAGGAAGCCACCAAAAAACGTACCCGCAGGACCCAAAAATTCCAAAGGGCCATCGTAGGTGCTTCTTTAAATGACATTCTGGCTAAGAGAAATCAAAGGCCTGAAGTGAGGGAAGCCCAGAGAGAACAAGCCATtcg tgcGGCTAAGGAAGCCAAGAAATCAACTAAACCAATCACGAAAAAAGCTGCGGCCCCTGCTAAGGCGAAACCTGCGCCCAAACAAAAAGTAGCCAAGGTGATCCAAAAGGCTGCCCCCAGGGTCGGAGGAAAACGATAA